One segment of Mugil cephalus isolate CIBA_MC_2020 chromosome 14, CIBA_Mcephalus_1.1, whole genome shotgun sequence DNA contains the following:
- the LOC125019851 gene encoding gamma-enolase, with the protein MSIISIVAREILDSRGNPTVEVDLRTEKGLFRAAVPSGASTGIYEALELRDGDKSRYKGKGVLKAVGHINDTLAPALLASGISVVEQEQLDNMMIEMDGTENKSQFGANAILGVSLAICKAGAAEKDAPLYRHIADLAGNTELVLPVPAFNVINGGSHAGNKLAMQEFMVLPVGAESFKEALRIGSELYHTLKGVIQEKYGQDATNVGDEGGFAPNILENSEALDLLQTAIEKAGFTEKVVVGMDVAASEFYREGKYDLDFKSPPDPERHITAEELADIYQGFVNNYPVVSIEDPFDQDDWEAWSRLTAQVGIQVVGDDLTVTNPKRIERAAEERACNCLLLKVNQIGTVTEAIQACKLAQANGWGVMVSHRSGETEDTFIADLVVGLCTGQIKTGAPCRSERLAKYNQLMRIEEELGDQARFAGHNFRNPSAL; encoded by the exons ATGTCGATCATCAGCATCGTTGCCAGGGAGATCTTGGACTCCCGGGGAAACCCCACTGTGGAAGTGGACCTTCGCACAGAAAAAG GTCTGTTCAGGGCCGCGGTGCCGAGCGGAGCATCCACGGGGATCTACGAGGCTCTGGAGCTCCGAGATGGAGACAAGAGCCGCTACAAGGGCAAAG GTGTTTTGAAGGCGGTCGGGCACATCAACGATACTCTGGCTCCAGCCCTTCTAGCTTCA GGCATCAGTGTGgtggagcaggagcagctggaCAACATGATGATCGAGATGGACGGCACGGAAAACAAAT CTCAGTTCGGGGCCAATGCCATCCTGGGAGTGTCTCTAGCCATCTGTAAGGCCGGCGCGGCGGAGAAAGACGCCCCCCTGTACCGCCACATAGCCGACCTGGCCGGAAACACGGAGCTGGTGCTTCCGGTTCCG gcCTTTAATGTTATAAATGGAGGCTCTCATGCAGGAAACAAACTGGCCATGCAGGAATTCATGGTTCTACCGGTCGGAGCCGAGTCTTTCAA GGAGGCGTTGAGGATAGGATCGGAGCTCTACCACACGCTGAAGGGGGTGATTCAGGAGAAATACGGCCAAGACGCCACCAACGTGGGAGACGAGGGAGGTTTTGCTCCCAATATTCTGGAGAACAGTGAGG CTCTGGACCTGCTGCAGACGGCCATAGAGAAGGCCGGCTTCACAGAAAAGGTGGTGGTCGGGATGGACGTGGCCGCCTCCGAGTTCTACCGTGAGGGGAAATACGACCTGGACTTCAAGTCTCCACCCGACCCGGAGCGACACATCACTgcagaggagctggctgacATCTACCAGGGCTTCGTCAACAACTACCCAG TGGTGTCCATCGAGGACCCCTTCGACCAGGACGACTGGGAGGCCTGGTCCCGTCTGACGGCCCAGGTGGGAATCCAGGTGGTCGGAGACGACCTGACGGTGACCAATCCGAAGAGGATagagagagctgcagaggagcGAGCCTGCAACTGCCTACTGCTCAAAGTCAACCAGATCGGAACGGTCACCGAAGCCATACAGGC gtgtAAACTGGCTCAGGCGAACGGTTGGGGTGTGATGGTCAGTCACCGTtcaggagagacagaggacaccTTCATCGCCGACCTGGTGGTGGGACTCTGCACTGGACAG ATTAAGACCGGCGCCCCCTGCAGATCTGAGCGTCTGGCCAAGTACAACCAGCTCATGAG GATCGAGGAGGAGCTGGGTGACCAGGCTCGCTTTGCTGGCCACAACTTCAGGAACCCCAGCGCCCTGTGA